The nucleotide window CAAGCGCGGCGGCCACGATGTCATGCGCCGCCAGCGCGACGCAATCTCACGGCTTCGGCGTCAGGTAGAACACGCCGCTGTCATAGGCTTCGCAGTAGGTTTTCCAGTCCGCCGCCACCTGCGCCTCGCACTGCGTCGCGATATCCACCAACGGCAACTGCCAGTCCTTGCGATTGCCGAACGCGATCAGATCGTCGGCGATCGACGACTTCTGCCGCCCGCCGCTACGCAGATGCGCCCACGCACTCAACTCGGCCATGCTGTCGACCACCTCTTCGAGACGCGGCAGCTTGCCATCCCAGTCGCTCAAGGCCACGCGATCTTCCGAAGGCTGCAGGCTGCGCAGCACATACGAGCGCTGATTGAATTCAACCGCATGCAGGAATGCCTGCGAGACCGCCTGATTGCGCCGCTGAATGTCGACGACGCGCTGCGCTTCCGTCTGCCACGCCGGCTGCGGCGTACTCAGGTGCGGCGTCACGGAAGAAGGCAACGCCTCTTTCAGATCGATCAGATAGTTGCCGTCCGGCGAGCCTTTGCCTTCGACGAGAATCACGTAACGATCCACACCGAGGCTCCCCGTGCCGGCAATCCGCCGCGCCACGTCGAGAATGCGGAAGAAGTCGGGATTGGGCTCACTCGCGGCGAACTTCTGCATGAACTGCGTGACGGCGGCGCGCTGGGCGTCGCTGACCGCCAGCGCTTTCTTGCCGTCCACTTTCAGCATGCGGGTCTTGCCTTTGAGCGTGGTGCGCCGGTCCAGATGCGCCACCCGCGTGCGGCTGGCGAGCGCGACGAACAGATCGCGCACCATCCCGGTTGCGGTTTCGGCTTCGATCCAGCGCGACTTGCCATTCGCCAGCGCCGCGCCATACTTTTCCAGCGCGGTATGGCACAGCGCCAGCGCCTGCGCGCGGCTCAGCTTGAGATCGCTCGCGCCGACCAGCACGCTCGTCAACAGACGCACCAGTTCGTAGAGATTCGGCGCGAGGCAGGCTTCGTCGAAGTCGTTATTGTCGAAGTAGATCAGCCGATTGTCAGCCTTGTAGCTGCCGAAATTTTCCAGATGCATGTCGCCGCAGATCCACACCGGCGGCGCGTCGTCGAACACCTTGTCGCGCGGCAGACGTTCGTAAAACAGGTGACACGTGCCGCGCAAAAACACGAACGGTGAAGTGCGCATGGCTTTGTATTTCATCGCGAGCCGGTCGGGATCGCGACCGGCGTTAAAGCTGGCGATCGTCTTGGCGATATCGAGCATGAATGTCCTTTGAATGCGAGCACGTTGTGCATTGCCGCGACCGAGCGCGTCAACCGAGCGAAGCGGTGACCGTCTGTTTGACAGTAGACCACATCGCGTCCTGCAAAAGCTCAGTCCCGGCATTGACTTCCGTCAGTACTTGCGGGTCGCGCGCGTCCAAACCCTAAGCCGTTTCCCGCGCGCCGAACTTCTTGCGATACGCCCCCGGGCTCGTCAGTGCAATGCGCCGGAAATGCCGCCGCAACGATTCCTCGGAACCGAAGCCCGCCAGTTCCGCGACGCGCGCCATCGACAGTGGCGCCTGCGCTTCGAGCAGCTCGCGTGCAATGGCCACGCGCTCGCGCACGAGCCACTCATAAGGCGCCATGCCGGTAGCATCGTGAAACTGCCGCTGCAGTGTGCGCGGGCTCATCGCCGCCCGCTCGGCGAGCGAGCGCAACGTGTGCGGCAAAGCGGGATTGCTGCGTACCCAGTCCATCAGTCTGGACAGACGACCGCTGTCGTCCTGCGGCATGGGACGCGGCACGAACTGCGCCTGGCCGCCCTCGCGATGCGGCGGCACCACGAGCCGCTGCGCGACCCGGTTCGCCACCGCGCTGCCGTGATCGCGCCGCACCAGATGCAGCAGCATGTCGAGCCCCGCCGCCGAACCCGCCGAGGTGCTGATCTGCCCTTCATCGACATACAGCGCATCCGGCTGCACGCGCAATTGCGGATAGCGCTGCTGCAATTTGTCGGCATAGCGCCAGTGGGTCGTAACGGTCTTACCGTCGAGCACGCCCGCCGCCGCGAGCACGAACACGCCGGAGCAGATCGAACAGAGGCGCGCGCCGCGCGCGTAGGCGGCGCGGATTTTCTTCAGGAGCGGTTCGGGCGGCACTTCGTCGGCATCGCGCCAGCCGGGAATGACGATGGTGTCGGCGTGCTCCAGCAGCTTGAGCGTATAAGGCGCGGCAAGCGTGATGCCGCCCGCCGCCCGGATCGGCCCCGGCTCGCTTGCGCAGACCGCGAAGCGATACCAGTCCACGTCGAGTTCGGGACGCTCGAGCGCGAACAGTTCGGTCACGCAGCCGAACTCGAAGGTGCAGAGCCGGTCGTAAGCGAGCGCGACGACGAGATGATTGTGCATGGCGTGATGTTACCGGAGATTGACGATTCCGCCACTTATCCGGCGTGGCGCGCAACGCGACAATGAAGGCGTCTGAATCGCGATCGCCAGGCAACCCACACACCTACCGCCTCCTATCGGAACCTCAATCACCATGCCGACCTTGAACGCCGTTACCGCTATTCCCGCCGCCGACAGCGCCGCCGCGCAAGCCCATTTCCAGGCCTCGCTGCAGTTCGAAACCGATTGCGCCGATGTCCACGACGCACTCGCGAGCGGCGCGCCCGGCTTCGTGCTGCTCGACGTGCGCGGCCCCGCGCTGTTCGCGCAGGGCCACGTGGCCGGCGCGCTCAATCTGCCGCACGGCAAGATCGTGGCGTCCAAGCTCGCCGGCTATCCGCCGGAGACGCTCTTCGTCACGTACTGCGCGGGCCCGCATTGCAACGGCGCCGCGCGCGGCGCGTTGCGCCTCGCCCAGCTTGGACGGCCCGTCAAGCTGATGAGCGGCGGCATTACCGGCTGGCTCGACGAAGGCTTCGCGCTGACACACACGGCGCGCGCCGGCGAGGTGGCCGAAGCCAATCGCTAACATATTGAAAATCAATTAAATAAAAGCCTGGAACTGTCGATAACAAGTTCAGCCGCTTCCCCTTTGCGGTTGGACTGAACATGCAGAGCTCATACAATTTTTGGCTGGTCACCATCTCATTCGTCGTCGCGACGCTGGCGTCGTATACGGCGCTCGATCTAACCGGCCGCATTTTCCTGCTCGCATCGGCGCGGCTGCGGCACGCCTGGCGGCTGGGCGGCGCCGCGGCGCTGGGCGTCGGCATCTGGTCGATGCACTTCATCGCGATGCTCGCCTTTTCGCTGCCGATTCCGCTCGGCTACGACTTCGCGACGACCGCCGCGTCGCTCGGGCTCGCGATCGGCGTCTCCTATCTCGCCCTGTACGTCACGACCCATGAACGGCTCACGGCGGTCCGCCTGCTGGCCGGCGGCGTGCTGATGGGCTTCGGCATTGCCGGCATGCACTACACCGGCATGGCGGCCATGCAGATGGCGCCGGGCATCCGCTATCAGCCGGGGTGGTTCGCGGGCTCGCTCGCGATCGCAATCGGCGCGTCGACCGCCGCGCTGTGGATGGCCCGCGCGCTCAGCAACGACGACGCGCGCCACGTCATGCGCAAGCGTCTGGCCGCGGCGCTGGTGATGGGCGTGGCGATCAGCGGCATGCATTACGCCGGCATGGCCGCCGCCGATTTTTTGCCGGGCGCCGTGTGCGGCGCGGCCAAAGGCGTGAACGCCACGTGGCTCGCGACCTCGGTGATCCTGCTCACCTTTGCCATTCTGATCGTCACGCTGATGCTGTCGCGTTTCGATGCGCGCAACGCAATTCTGATCGGCGCGGTATCGAAGCTGAATGGCCAGATCGTGCGGCTCGCCACGGTCGACACCCTGACCGGACTGCCGAACCGGACCACGCTGACCGACCGCATCGAACGCGCAATCCTCAGCGCGCGGCGGCAGCGCACGCTGTTCGCGATCCTCTTCATGGACCTCGACGGCTTCAAGACCATCAACGATTCGCTCGGCCACTCGGTCGGCGACCAGGTGCTGACGGCGTTCGCGCAGCGCCTGCTGCAGTGCGTACGCGAGACCGACACCGTCGCGCGGCTGGGCGGCGACGAATTCGTGGTGCTGGCTGAGAACCTCGGCTCGCGCGAAGACGCCAGCGCGCTCGCGGAAGGCGTGCTTGAGCGCATGCGGCTCGGCGTGTGGACCGACTCGCAGCCGCTGCAGGTCATGCCAAGCATCGGCATCGCCCTCTATCCGCACGACGGCGACACCGTCGAGACGCTGTTGAAACACGCCGACGCGGCCATGTACGAAGCCAAACGCGCGGGCCGCAGCACCTATCGCTTCTTCGAACGCAGCATGAACGAGGCCGCCACGCGCACGCTGCAAATTCAGAACGCGTTGCACGACGCGCTCGCCGCCGGCCATTTCTCGCTGCATTTCCAGCCCAAGTTTCACGGCAGCGGCAACTCGCTGGCAGGCGCCGAAGCGCTGATCCGGCTGCATCATCCGCAACTCGGCGCGCTGACGCCGCTCGAGTTCATTCCGATCGCCGAGCGCTCGGGGCAAATCGTGCAGATCGGCTATTGGGTCGTGCGCGAAACGTGCCGGCAGATTCGCCAGTGGGTCTCGCAAGGGCTGCCGTCGATGAAAGTGGCCGTCAACCTGTCGCCGCGCCAGTTGCTCCAGCCGAACCTCGTCGCGAGCATGCTCGAAATCGTCAACGCCGAAGGCGTGGCCTGCGAGCAGATCATGTTCGAGATCACCGAAACCGTGGCCATGCAGGACGCGCCCAAGACCATCGAAATGATCCGTGAATTCCAGGCGAGCGGATTCGAGATCGCGATCGACGACTTCGGCACCGGCTATTCGAGCCTCGCGTATCTACAGCGCTTTCGCGTCAAGCAACTGAAGATCGACCGCTTCTTCACCAACGGCCTCGACGCGCACGGCCCGGAAGGCAGCGCGATCGTGTCGGCGATCATCGCGCTCGCGCACTCGCTGGAAATGGATGTGGTGGCCGAGGGCGTCGAAACCGAATCGCAACTCGACATGCTCAGGACGATGATGTGCGACGAGATGCAGGGCTTCCTGCTCGGCAAGCCGCTCAGCGCCGACGACTTCGGCAACTTGCTGCGGGAAAGAATCGTGGCCGCATGAACCTGACGACCGTCTGAAGCGGCGCCATGGACCGCCTCGCCGCGAACCGGGAACTGCGCGCGGAACGCAATGTGCGTCCCGTGCCCGGCGATACGCTTGGCCACGACACGCCAACGCAGCGCCAGTCGCTGCCGGGAACGGTCTGATTCACCAGGTGGGCGCCGAGACGCCTAGCCGGCTTTGCGCTCGTCGAAAGCGCTGTCGGCCACCGACACCAGATGCGGCGTCACCGCCTGCGCCGCGTCACGCTTGGTGAGCTTGCCGTCCACCGAGGCGCCGCAATCCATCCGCAACTGCTGGTAGTAGATGTTGCCGGTCACATGCGCATTGCTCTGCAACTCGACGAAGTGATCGGCAATCACGTCGCCGACGATCCTGCCGTTGATCACCACGTCATAGCCATGCACGTTGCCTTCGACGGAGCCACGATCGCTCAGGACCAGCAGCGTCTGGCCGCCCGGCGCGCCGCTGACGTTGCCCGTCACGTGGCCGTCCATGCGCAGGCCGTCGCTGAACTGCAGGTCGCCGGTGATTCGCACGTCGCGGGCGATCAGGGTGGCGAGCTTGGTCTGCTGGATGCCCACGGTTTTCTTCTTCTTGAACATAACAATTTCCTGGAAATGAAAAGGGTCGTCGCGTGATGCTGGGCGCGGCGAAGAGCCGGGGAGCGGCTGGTGCGGTTGCTGGTTTGCGGTGTTGGTTTGCTTGACTGGTTTCCGGGTTCGCCTATTTCGTAAGGTCAGCCGCGCGGCGCTGCGGTGGTTGCCGGAGAACGCCCCCTGCTCTGGCCGCGCAGAAACTGCAATTCCGCGTTGAGCCGCGCGACCTCGGCTGCGGCGCTGTCCGCCGCCTTCTGCACCGCGGCGCGCGCCGCCATCTCTTGCGCCAGCGCGAGCCGCGTGCGGGTCAACTCGGCCTGCTTCGTGGCTTCGTCGACGGGCGCCGCCGCGCACTGCTCCGGCGGCATGCCGGCACGCCTCGCGCGCCAGGCCGTGAGCGCCGCCGCGCCCGCGCAGGCGCAGAGGACGCACACCACGGCCCACACCGTCACGCGAAAAACCAGCGATCGCGCGGGCCGAAGCGTGTAGGCGCGATGGGTCAGACTGCCCGCGTCGCGCGGAAAGCGTCGCTCAACCATGAGGCGTGGGCGCAAAAAGCGCGAGGTAGGCCGCCGGGTTGACCGGCGCGCCGTCGACGAGGACTTCGAAATGCAGATGCGGACCGGTGGAGCGGCCGGTCGAGCCGACATCGGCGATGTATTGACGCGGCAGCACCAGATCGCCGACATGCACGACGATCCGCGACGCATGGCCGTAGCGAGTCATGAGCCCGTTGCCGTGATCGATTTCAACCGCGTTGCCATAGCCCGATTTCTCGCCGGCGAAGACCACGCGGCCGCCCGCCGCCGCCAGAATCGGCGTGCCGGTTTTAGCGACCAGATCGAGCCCCGGATGAAAGCTCAACCGATGCGTGAACGGATCGGTGCGATTGCCGAACGGCGAACCGAAGCGCGCGCCGTCGGCGGGCATGCGGCCCGGAAAAGCGGCGTACGCGATGGCGTGATCGGCGGTCTGCTGTTCGAGCGCCGAGAGGGTCGCGGCAAGGCAATCCAGTTGCTGACCGGTGCGTTCGGCATCCGCACGGCGGCCCAGTGACGGCATGAGGTCGCTACAGCGGCGCGGCGGCAAGGCAGGGCCGCCCTCGCCTTCGCCTTCGCCGTCGGTGGCGTCGGGTTCGGACGCCGCGCCCGCCGCACCCGGTGCGG belongs to Paraburkholderia aromaticivorans and includes:
- a CDS encoding DUF2252 domain-containing protein: MLDIAKTIASFNAGRDPDRLAMKYKAMRTSPFVFLRGTCHLFYERLPRDKVFDDAPPVWICGDMHLENFGSYKADNRLIYFDNNDFDEACLAPNLYELVRLLTSVLVGASDLKLSRAQALALCHTALEKYGAALANGKSRWIEAETATGMVRDLFVALASRTRVAHLDRRTTLKGKTRMLKVDGKKALAVSDAQRAAVTQFMQKFAASEPNPDFFRILDVARRIAGTGSLGVDRYVILVEGKGSPDGNYLIDLKEALPSSVTPHLSTPQPAWQTEAQRVVDIQRRNQAVSQAFLHAVEFNQRSYVLRSLQPSEDRVALSDWDGKLPRLEEVVDSMAELSAWAHLRSGGRQKSSIADDLIAFGNRKDWQLPLVDIATQCEAQVAADWKTYCEAYDSGVFYLTPKP
- the ftrA gene encoding transcriptional regulator FtrA, with protein sequence MHNHLVVALAYDRLCTFEFGCVTELFALERPELDVDWYRFAVCASEPGPIRAAGGITLAAPYTLKLLEHADTIVIPGWRDADEVPPEPLLKKIRAAYARGARLCSICSGVFVLAAAGVLDGKTVTTHWRYADKLQQRYPQLRVQPDALYVDEGQISTSAGSAAGLDMLLHLVRRDHGSAVANRVAQRLVVPPHREGGQAQFVPRPMPQDDSGRLSRLMDWVRSNPALPHTLRSLAERAAMSPRTLQRQFHDATGMAPYEWLVRERVAIARELLEAQAPLSMARVAELAGFGSEESLRRHFRRIALTSPGAYRKKFGARETA
- a CDS encoding rhodanese-like domain-containing protein, encoding MPTLNAVTAIPAADSAAAQAHFQASLQFETDCADVHDALASGAPGFVLLDVRGPALFAQGHVAGALNLPHGKIVASKLAGYPPETLFVTYCAGPHCNGAARGALRLAQLGRPVKLMSGGITGWLDEGFALTHTARAGEVAEANR
- a CDS encoding putative bifunctional diguanylate cyclase/phosphodiesterase: MQSSYNFWLVTISFVVATLASYTALDLTGRIFLLASARLRHAWRLGGAAALGVGIWSMHFIAMLAFSLPIPLGYDFATTAASLGLAIGVSYLALYVTTHERLTAVRLLAGGVLMGFGIAGMHYTGMAAMQMAPGIRYQPGWFAGSLAIAIGASTAALWMARALSNDDARHVMRKRLAAALVMGVAISGMHYAGMAAADFLPGAVCGAAKGVNATWLATSVILLTFAILIVTLMLSRFDARNAILIGAVSKLNGQIVRLATVDTLTGLPNRTTLTDRIERAILSARRQRTLFAILFMDLDGFKTINDSLGHSVGDQVLTAFAQRLLQCVRETDTVARLGGDEFVVLAENLGSREDASALAEGVLERMRLGVWTDSQPLQVMPSIGIALYPHDGDTVETLLKHADAAMYEAKRAGRSTYRFFERSMNEAATRTLQIQNALHDALAAGHFSLHFQPKFHGSGNSLAGAEALIRLHHPQLGALTPLEFIPIAERSGQIVQIGYWVVRETCRQIRQWVSQGLPSMKVAVNLSPRQLLQPNLVASMLEIVNAEGVACEQIMFEITETVAMQDAPKTIEMIREFQASGFEIAIDDFGTGYSSLAYLQRFRVKQLKIDRFFTNGLDAHGPEGSAIVSAIIALAHSLEMDVVAEGVETESQLDMLRTMMCDEMQGFLLGKPLSADDFGNLLRERIVAA
- a CDS encoding bactofilin family protein; its protein translation is MFKKKKTVGIQQTKLATLIARDVRITGDLQFSDGLRMDGHVTGNVSGAPGGQTLLVLSDRGSVEGNVHGYDVVINGRIVGDVIADHFVELQSNAHVTGNIYYQQLRMDCGASVDGKLTKRDAAQAVTPHLVSVADSAFDERKAG
- a CDS encoding M23 family metallopeptidase; amino-acid sequence: MASVFRAGSQLASGSVSFVTRHTALTLALSAAGGTAVLALAAGFAIGTHWSARNGSGDQAAVRVEHDYAIDQLGKLNASVAQIEPRIARLTAQVGDLRDFEARLNTPRPARRAPAARAAPGAARAAPGAAGAASEPDATDGEGEGEGGPALPPRRCSDLMPSLGRRADAERTGQQLDCLAATLSALEQQTADHAIAYAAFPGRMPADGARFGSPFGNRTDPFTHRLSFHPGLDLVAKTGTPILAAAGGRVVFAGEKSGYGNAVEIDHGNGLMTRYGHASRIVVHVGDLVLPRQYIADVGSTGRSTGPHLHFEVLVDGAPVNPAAYLALFAPTPHG